One Asterias rubens chromosome 1, eAstRub1.3, whole genome shotgun sequence genomic region harbors:
- the LOC117291937 gene encoding tripartite motif-containing protein 26-like, whose amino-acid sequence MGFASERFLINPDQNLICGICKTVLKDAVLTRCGHAFCEVCLDTWLARPLSGSCPQCRASVSKFQVSPVWAIREIVNNLTVECDYGDRGCRLVMRVESLERHRESCAYAPVECAGCETVVSRYELPHHQAQCAKIAATANEPDFDDPKRSDWTNQLVKDLEKKLTQTEQQLKQTKKKLETSETSSRKLERDLSDARLQLQRKRGECTLLHSNFVDFDPQYPYGFSPESIAKLSLLIACHLLRKPDYMDRNRIFNCVKRCYDSYARCGSHFEQDVHMLVATAYASNWFTENQRINFHCWLQSIARYRKYADLSGPPHPGCTAGILRRTSSLRS is encoded by the coding sequence ATGGGCTTCGCCTCCGAACGTTTCCTCATAAATCCCGACCAGAATCTGATCTGCGGTATATGTAAGACGGTGTTGAAAGACGCAGTACTCACTCGGTGCGGTCACGCCTTCTGTGAGGTATGTCTCGATACCTGGCTCGCCCGACCCCTGAGCGGGTCGTGCCCCCAGTGTCGGGCCTCCGTCAGCAAGTTCCAGGTGAGCCCCGTCTGGGCTATTAGAGAAATCGTCAATAACTTGACGGTGGAATGTGATTATGGTGACCGTGGTTGCCGTCTGGTGATGCGAGTCGAATCGCTGGAGAGGCACCGGGAAAGCTGCGCCTATGCCCCAGTCGAATGTGCCGGTTGCGAGACGGTCGTCAGCCGCTACGAGCTTCCCCATCATCAGGCACAGTGTGCTAAGATAGCAGCCACGGCCAACGAGCCCGATTTCGACGATCCAAAGAGAAGTGACTGGACGAACCAGCTCGTCAAGGACCTCGAGAAGAAACTCACCCAGACGGAGCAACAGCTCAAACAGACCAAGAAGAAGCTGGAGACTTCTGAGACCAGCAGCCGTAAGCTCGAGAGAGACCTCTCCGATGCACGGCTACAGCTTCAACGGAAACGCGGTGAATGTACTCTACTCCACTCCAACTTCGTGGATTTCGACCCCCAGTACCCATACGGATTCTCCCCGGAGAGTATTGCCAAACTCTCGCTCCTGATCGCCTGTCACCTCCTCCGTAAACCGGACTACATGGATCGGAATCGGATCTTCAACTGCGTCAAGAGGTGCTACGATAGTTACGCGAGATGTGGGTCCCACTTCGAGCAGGATGTCCACATGCTGGTTGCAACGGCGTATGCCAGCAACTGGTTCACCGAGAATCAGAGAATTAACTTCCACTGTTGGCTTCAGAGCATCGCTCGCTACCGTAAATACGCCGATTTGAGCGGCCCACCCCACCCTGGGTGCACCGCTGGGATCCTGCGGAGGACCTCATCTTTACGAAGCTGA